From Rudanella lutea DSM 19387, a single genomic window includes:
- a CDS encoding polysaccharide deacetylase family protein — translation MKRSPLFWSALTAALLSGGLMSCNSTGKPADATATETTTSPAEAGAATANTAATDGTAIDTTASAGAGDPTAIPAGKIADAATIIGRKQVPVLCYHQIRDWKGTDSKTAKDYIVPLATFEQHMKMLADSGYHTILPDQLYAYLTTGAKLPEKPVMLTFDDGDLTQYTNALPVLNKYGFKGSFYIMTVAIGRRGKQHYMDKTQLKDLSDKGHTIGAHTWDHQNVKKLTTAEDWKTQLEEPKTKLEEITGKPVRHFAYPFGLWNEAALPEVEKRGYLTAYQLAEKKMNPTDPLMTIRRIIAGGYWSAKTLNGNMRASFK, via the coding sequence ATGAAACGTTCTCCCCTTTTCTGGTCGGCCCTGACCGCTGCCTTACTCTCTGGCGGGCTCATGAGCTGCAATTCGACGGGTAAACCGGCCGATGCAACCGCCACCGAGACCACCACAAGCCCAGCCGAAGCGGGCGCTGCTACGGCCAACACCGCTGCCACCGACGGCACGGCGATTGACACCACGGCCTCAGCCGGTGCAGGCGACCCGACGGCGATTCCGGCAGGCAAAATAGCCGATGCCGCGACCATTATTGGCCGCAAACAGGTGCCGGTGCTATGCTACCACCAGATTCGCGACTGGAAGGGTACGGATTCGAAAACGGCCAAAGATTACATTGTGCCCCTGGCTACGTTTGAACAGCACATGAAAATGCTTGCCGACAGCGGGTATCATACCATTCTGCCCGACCAACTGTATGCTTACCTGACCACAGGAGCCAAACTGCCCGAAAAACCAGTGATGCTCACCTTCGACGATGGCGACCTGACGCAGTACACCAACGCCCTGCCGGTACTGAACAAGTACGGTTTCAAAGGGTCATTTTACATCATGACGGTAGCCATTGGCCGACGGGGTAAGCAGCATTACATGGACAAAACCCAGCTCAAAGACCTCTCCGATAAGGGCCATACCATTGGTGCCCACACCTGGGATCACCAGAACGTAAAAAAACTGACCACGGCCGAGGACTGGAAAACACAGCTGGAAGAACCCAAAACGAAGCTGGAAGAAATCACGGGCAAGCCCGTTCGGCACTTCGCCTATCCATTTGGTTTGTGGAACGAGGCCGCCCTACCGGAAGTTGAAAAACGAGGCTACCTGACCGCGTACCAACTGGCCGAGAAAAAAATGAATCCGACCGACCCACTCATGACCATCCGCCGGATCATTGCGGGCGGTTACTGGTCGGCCAAAACGCTCAACGGCAATATGCGGGCGAGCTTTAAATAA
- a CDS encoding PVC-type heme-binding CxxCH protein, whose amino-acid sequence MKYFLLLTSLVCLGLTYTWQAPPDHRAVAQKELLIREDKAAQTFAVYRVGEKTPIVTQHAKADFRPYLHPIAAPDGRGVLTEYSPGHHKHQTGLYWGFTRVNGRDYFHHPQGDYWRRVSARVVESRGTTVRWQTVYDLLDSTGRAVLTETQNWAMREQDGKFFLDLEWNGEAQTDVTIGKYDYGGLFLRMPWKEGIRGEVINAARQRNDKAEGQAAPWVDVGMQVAGRSDLAHIAIFDHPQNRGYPTLWRVDGQLGVGPARARKADWHIKKGSVEILKHQLVVYTGTLNDVELTKTFGQFTGNQSDYTTAALWGIAQKEGREAKFLNATEAVSAMTVAPGFTVNAWASEPLMTQPMAFCWDDRGRLWIAENRDYESRGKGFSNAGDSRILILEDTDRDGVADSRKVFMEGIAFPAAIAVGFGTKGTPGVFVGAPPNLLFVPDKNGDDKADMDDIEVRLTGWGIRDRHETLNSLHWGPDGWLYGCQGFATPSKVRKPSRSEGRLYRHKDPFPEDILQREGVDINGGVWRYHPIKDRFEVVAHGFSNPWGIDYDAKGQFFISACVIPHLWHVIPGGIYHRQGGQHFNPYVYNDIKTIADHSHRSAHGGARVYLSDAFPPEHRGRIFMANIHEHAVLSDVLEPKGSGFAGHHGEDFLTANNAQWVGFSMEIGPEGGLYVLDWHDADICGSDVLNTETGRIFRIMPTRSRAQNWPGRFSDLGQMPDAQLVSLQTSPSEWHARRARVVLQGRAAAGRLAAGTHRALQTLYTSANTDPDHRLRAMWALHVTGGLSAGDLTTALVDKDPHVRAWAIQLLCEDASPSAEVLNGFGRMARQDPSPVVRLYLASALQRLTGEARWTIAEGLLTHREDATDHNLPKMIWFGLEPLVKQNTRRALELATRSQIPMVTGFIARRAVDADATEALVATLGKLPKNRIHLLEGMRDAVEGRSDLTAPANWEPVYARLKTDPVAGKLATQIAGQFGGIEMARKSIATLNNAKLPAETRGKALRALALQQRPELPKLLPGLLAEPGLRMEAIRAVAGYDNESLGKLLLERYAGWSAAEKAEAIQTLASRPRYGWMLTQALAKKQIDKREVPTYVARQLRRVVGSGFVEVWGPIDHVALDEKAYARYRSLLTDKAVSGADAGKGRLVFQNTCGPCHKMYGEGGTIGPELTGSNRANVDYLLSNILDPSAEIQDDYKMVVVTTRDGRTYVGNVARENERQLTLRVVGQEAVMINKSDIQAREVNPLSMMPTGLLESLSEAEVKNLVAFLRTTTPVKK is encoded by the coding sequence ATGAAGTATTTTCTGCTGTTAACCAGCCTCGTTTGCCTGGGTCTGACGTACACCTGGCAAGCCCCGCCCGACCATCGGGCGGTGGCCCAAAAAGAACTGCTGATTCGGGAAGATAAAGCAGCCCAAACCTTTGCCGTGTATCGGGTGGGCGAAAAAACGCCAATCGTAACCCAACATGCCAAAGCTGATTTTCGGCCGTATCTGCACCCCATTGCCGCTCCCGACGGCCGGGGTGTACTGACAGAATACAGCCCCGGCCACCACAAGCACCAAACGGGCCTGTATTGGGGTTTCACCCGTGTCAACGGGCGCGACTATTTCCACCATCCGCAGGGCGACTACTGGCGTCGGGTGTCGGCCCGGGTTGTTGAAAGTCGTGGAACCACCGTGCGTTGGCAAACCGTCTACGACCTGCTCGATTCAACCGGCCGGGCGGTGCTCACCGAAACCCAAAACTGGGCCATGCGCGAGCAGGACGGCAAGTTCTTTCTCGATCTGGAATGGAACGGCGAGGCCCAAACCGACGTCACCATTGGCAAGTATGACTATGGCGGTCTGTTTCTGCGGATGCCCTGGAAAGAAGGCATCCGTGGCGAAGTGATCAATGCTGCCCGGCAACGCAACGACAAAGCCGAGGGGCAGGCCGCGCCCTGGGTCGATGTAGGTATGCAGGTGGCCGGCCGCTCCGACCTGGCTCATATCGCCATTTTCGATCATCCGCAAAACAGGGGCTACCCCACGCTTTGGCGGGTCGATGGGCAGTTGGGGGTTGGTCCGGCGCGGGCGCGTAAGGCCGACTGGCACATCAAAAAAGGAAGTGTCGAGATTCTCAAGCACCAGTTGGTTGTGTACACCGGTACGCTGAACGATGTGGAGCTGACGAAAACCTTCGGGCAGTTTACGGGCAATCAGTCTGACTACACCACTGCCGCTTTGTGGGGTATCGCGCAGAAAGAAGGCCGCGAAGCCAAATTTCTGAACGCTACCGAAGCCGTGTCGGCCATGACCGTTGCACCCGGCTTTACGGTGAATGCCTGGGCGTCGGAACCGCTCATGACCCAGCCGATGGCGTTTTGCTGGGACGACCGGGGGCGGCTCTGGATTGCCGAAAACCGTGATTATGAATCGCGGGGGAAAGGGTTTTCAAACGCGGGCGATAGCCGGATTCTGATTCTGGAAGATACCGACCGCGATGGCGTGGCCGACAGCCGGAAAGTCTTCATGGAAGGTATTGCCTTCCCGGCGGCTATTGCAGTTGGCTTTGGTACCAAGGGTACACCCGGCGTGTTTGTGGGTGCCCCGCCCAACCTGCTGTTTGTGCCCGACAAAAATGGCGACGACAAGGCCGACATGGACGATATTGAGGTGCGGCTCACAGGCTGGGGCATCCGCGACCGGCACGAAACCCTCAACAGTCTGCACTGGGGGCCCGATGGCTGGCTCTACGGCTGTCAGGGCTTTGCCACCCCCTCAAAAGTGCGCAAGCCATCCCGGTCCGAAGGTCGCCTGTATCGGCACAAAGACCCGTTTCCGGAGGATATTCTGCAACGCGAGGGCGTCGATATCAACGGGGGCGTATGGCGCTACCATCCTATCAAAGACCGGTTTGAGGTAGTGGCACATGGGTTTAGCAATCCGTGGGGTATCGATTACGACGCCAAAGGGCAGTTTTTTATTTCGGCCTGCGTGATTCCGCACCTCTGGCACGTGATTCCGGGCGGTATTTACCACCGGCAGGGCGGGCAGCATTTCAACCCGTATGTGTACAACGACATTAAAACCATTGCCGACCATAGCCACCGATCGGCGCACGGGGGCGCGCGGGTGTACCTGTCCGATGCCTTCCCGCCCGAGCACCGGGGGCGTATTTTCATGGCAAACATCCACGAACACGCGGTGCTTTCCGACGTGCTCGAACCCAAAGGGTCGGGCTTTGCCGGGCATCATGGCGAGGATTTTCTGACCGCCAACAATGCTCAATGGGTGGGCTTTAGCATGGAAATAGGCCCCGAAGGTGGGCTGTACGTGCTCGACTGGCACGATGCCGACATTTGCGGTTCCGACGTGTTGAACACTGAGACCGGGCGTATTTTCCGGATTATGCCCACCCGCTCGCGGGCGCAGAACTGGCCCGGCCGGTTCAGTGATCTCGGACAAATGCCCGATGCCCAACTCGTAAGCCTGCAAACGAGCCCGAGTGAGTGGCACGCCCGCCGGGCGCGGGTGGTGCTGCAGGGCCGGGCGGCTGCGGGTCGGCTGGCTGCGGGTACGCACCGGGCCCTGCAAACGCTGTACACCTCGGCCAATACAGACCCCGACCACCGGCTGCGGGCTATGTGGGCGCTGCACGTCACGGGCGGCTTGTCGGCGGGTGACCTCACTACGGCTCTGGTCGACAAAGACCCGCACGTACGGGCGTGGGCCATCCAACTGCTTTGTGAAGATGCCAGCCCGTCGGCCGAGGTGCTGAATGGGTTTGGCCGCATGGCCCGGCAGGACCCGTCGCCTGTGGTGCGGCTCTACCTGGCGTCGGCCCTGCAACGGCTGACCGGTGAGGCCCGTTGGACCATTGCGGAGGGACTGCTGACCCACCGCGAGGATGCCACCGACCATAACCTGCCCAAAATGATCTGGTTTGGACTCGAACCCCTGGTGAAGCAAAATACCCGCCGGGCACTGGAGCTGGCTACCCGTAGTCAAATTCCGATGGTGACTGGATTTATTGCCCGCCGGGCCGTCGATGCCGACGCGACCGAAGCCCTGGTTGCTACGCTGGGTAAGCTGCCTAAAAATCGGATACACCTGCTCGAAGGAATGCGCGATGCTGTGGAAGGTCGCTCGGATCTGACGGCCCCGGCCAACTGGGAGCCGGTATATGCCCGCCTGAAAACCGACCCCGTAGCGGGTAAGCTGGCTACGCAGATTGCGGGTCAGTTTGGGGGTATCGAAATGGCCCGGAAGTCGATAGCGACGCTCAACAATGCCAAATTGCCAGCCGAAACGCGCGGGAAAGCCCTGCGGGCGTTGGCCCTTCAGCAACGCCCCGAGTTACCTAAGCTCCTGCCGGGTTTGCTGGCCGAACCGGGTTTACGGATGGAGGCTATCCGGGCGGTGGCTGGGTACGACAATGAGAGTCTAGGTAAACTCCTGCTTGAGCGGTACGCGGGTTGGTCGGCGGCCGAAAAGGCTGAGGCTATCCAGACGTTGGCCTCGCGACCACGCTACGGCTGGATGCTCACGCAGGCTTTGGCCAAAAAGCAGATCGATAAGCGCGAGGTGCCGACCTACGTAGCGCGGCAGTTGCGTCGGGTGGTAGGCAGTGGATTTGTGGAAGTCTGGGGGCCGATTGACCATGTGGCGCTCGATGAAAAAGCCTACGCCCGCTACCGGAGTCTGCTTACCGACAAAGCCGTGTCGGGGGCCGATGCGGGCAAAGGCCGGCTTGTTTTTCAAAACACCTGCGGCCCTTGCCACAAAATGTACGGTGAAGGCGGCACCATCGGCCCCGAACTAACCGGCTCAAACCGGGCCAACGTCGACTATCTGCTCAGTAACATTCTGGACCCCAGCGCCGAAATTCAGGACGATTACAAAATGGTGGTGGTTACCACGCGTGACGGCCGCACCTATGTGGGCAACGTAGCCCGCGAAAACGAGCGTCAGCTGACCCTGCGGGTGGTAGGGCAGGAGGCTGTGATGATCAACAAGTCGGATATTCAGGCGCGCGAGGTAAACCCGTTGTCGATGATGCCAACGGGTTTGCTGGAGTCACTTTCTGAGGCCGAGGTGAAAAACTTAGTGGCGTTTCTGCGGACAACTACGCCCGTGAAGAAGTAA
- a CDS encoding phosphatidylinositol-specific phospholipase C/glycerophosphodiester phosphodiesterase family protein yields the protein MKTLLFWCLLLCISPTIWAQRSGSVKIHAHNDYEKPVPLMAALENRADFIEADIWLVDGKLMVAHDRKDINPARTLDSLYLNPIVRLFAQNGGRISSDRTYRPALVIDLKDKFDDIWPVLQARLAQNIDIFNPFSNPNGIQVIISGSRPKVERMIDYPLFVQFDGRPTEIYDDETVRRVALISDSFYNYSRWDGNGDLPDADREKLKRMIRRAHDQNKMIRFWATPDNPNAWKQLRKLGVDVLNTDKVAECRKSL from the coding sequence ATGAAGACTCTCCTTTTCTGGTGTCTGCTGTTGTGCATTTCGCCCACGATATGGGCGCAGCGGTCGGGTTCCGTAAAAATCCACGCCCATAACGACTACGAAAAACCGGTTCCGCTCATGGCCGCCCTCGAAAACCGGGCCGACTTTATCGAGGCTGATATCTGGCTGGTAGATGGCAAGCTGATGGTTGCCCACGACCGGAAAGACATAAACCCGGCCCGTACGCTCGACTCGCTTTACCTGAACCCGATTGTGCGGCTGTTTGCCCAGAACGGGGGGCGTATCAGCTCCGACCGGACGTACCGGCCCGCGCTCGTTATTGACCTCAAAGACAAATTCGATGATATCTGGCCGGTATTGCAAGCGCGGCTGGCGCAAAACATCGACATTTTTAACCCCTTCTCGAACCCCAACGGGATTCAGGTGATTATCAGCGGCAGCCGACCCAAGGTGGAACGCATGATTGATTACCCCCTGTTTGTGCAGTTCGACGGGCGGCCGACCGAGATTTACGATGACGAAACCGTCCGGCGGGTGGCGCTCATCAGCGATAGTTTCTACAATTATTCGCGCTGGGACGGCAACGGCGACCTGCCCGACGCTGACCGCGAAAAACTGAAACGCATGATTCGGCGGGCGCACGACCAAAACAAAATGATCCGGTTCTGGGCCACGCCCGACAACCCAAACGCCTGGAAACAACTCCGCAAACTGGGCGTTGACGTTCTCAATACCGACAAAGTGGCCGAGTGCCGCAAATCGCTGTAA
- a CDS encoding PepSY-associated TM helix domain-containing protein → MLTDKLVFRIHRLLGLTAGLFILMLTLTGSVLVLDSQVDGWLNPGVVTVAPGEARPGEARPGAARQPADVLLASARRQYPSATLLNMRLYAGEPDRATRVELKEKGERIWVYVNPYTGAVTGTREREKAFVRRMRELHESLLWEPYGGYIMGLVGLCLLGSVLTGAWYYRKSLLGVFSMGVRWNKSRRIVYADLHKYLGVVALLFMTWMGATGVFFHWEHLERSFGNGPQRPKTEVTPPTITTVDAYLTRSQQAIPQLTPDLIAFPEAPDRPLVVRGNTPESNRMLGRFTAAVEFDALTGAQQKVFRAEEADAEYKLEHVFEELHFGRFGGPVTQILWIVMALATAVVSVTGLLIWWVKR, encoded by the coding sequence ATGCTCACTGATAAACTTGTTTTCCGTATTCACCGGCTTCTGGGACTTACCGCCGGTTTATTTATTCTGATGCTTACCCTCACGGGCTCGGTATTGGTGCTCGACAGTCAGGTGGACGGCTGGCTCAACCCCGGTGTCGTCACGGTGGCCCCTGGCGAGGCCCGGCCTGGCGAGGCCCGGCCTGGCGCGGCCCGCCAACCGGCCGATGTGCTGTTGGCCTCGGCCCGGCGGCAATACCCCTCGGCTACGTTGCTCAACATGCGCCTGTACGCTGGCGAACCCGACCGGGCTACCCGCGTTGAGCTGAAAGAAAAAGGGGAACGGATTTGGGTGTACGTGAACCCGTACACAGGTGCAGTAACGGGCACCCGCGAACGCGAAAAGGCGTTTGTGCGCCGGATGCGCGAACTCCATGAGAGTCTGCTCTGGGAGCCTTACGGTGGCTACATCATGGGGTTGGTGGGCTTGTGCCTGCTGGGCTCGGTGCTAACGGGAGCCTGGTACTACCGCAAATCATTGTTGGGTGTATTTTCGATGGGGGTGCGCTGGAACAAATCGCGCCGGATTGTGTACGCTGATCTGCACAAATACCTCGGTGTAGTGGCCTTGCTATTTATGACCTGGATGGGGGCTACCGGGGTGTTTTTCCACTGGGAGCATCTTGAACGGTCGTTTGGCAACGGACCGCAGCGACCCAAAACCGAGGTAACACCGCCAACCATCACCACGGTGGATGCGTATCTGACACGGAGCCAACAGGCGATTCCGCAACTGACGCCCGACCTCATCGCCTTTCCCGAAGCGCCCGACCGCCCGCTTGTGGTGCGCGGTAACACGCCCGAAAGCAACCGGATGCTGGGGCGGTTTACGGCCGCTGTGGAGTTTGATGCCCTCACAGGAGCCCAACAGAAGGTGTTTCGGGCCGAAGAAGCGGATGCCGAATACAAACTGGAACACGTTTTCGAAGAACTGCACTTCGGCCGGTTTGGTGGTCCGGTGACCCAGATTTTGTGGATTGTGATGGCGTTGGCGACGGCCGTAGTGAGTGTAACGGGCCTGCTAATCTGGTGGGTCAAGCGCTGA
- a CDS encoding acyl-CoA thioesterase: MPDEFRFHHPIRVRWSEVDPYQVVFNGHYLNYFDVAITEYFRNLGMRFTDPATIGGAFYVRKATLEYLAPAFFDDELRIGVRVSRFGNSSLPFRLTIDRAGQPLVTGEIIYVNTDPATRQPAPLPEAVRLAIGQFEEF; encoded by the coding sequence ATGCCTGACGAATTTCGCTTTCACCACCCGATTCGGGTACGCTGGTCTGAGGTAGACCCCTATCAGGTTGTTTTCAATGGGCACTACCTCAATTATTTCGACGTAGCCATTACCGAGTATTTCCGCAACCTGGGTATGCGTTTTACCGACCCGGCCACCATTGGCGGGGCCTTTTACGTCCGCAAGGCTACGCTGGAATATCTCGCACCGGCTTTTTTCGACGACGAGCTGCGTATTGGCGTCCGGGTAAGCCGGTTTGGCAACAGCAGCCTTCCGTTTCGTTTAACTATAGACCGGGCGGGCCAACCATTGGTCACGGGCGAGATCATCTACGTTAACACCGACCCGGCTACGCGCCAGCCCGCCCCCTTGCCAGAAGCTGTTCGGCTGGCTATTGGGCAATTTGAGGAGTTTTAA
- a CDS encoding DUF1090 family protein, with protein sequence MKTKQWMSALALAALMVTTQVACDSKTENKAEEVRDEQEDLNEARAEGDTSDIREERQELDSAKAEYDSAVKDARNN encoded by the coding sequence ATGAAAACTAAACAGTGGATGAGCGCACTGGCTCTTGCAGCATTGATGGTGACAACGCAGGTGGCCTGTGATTCGAAAACAGAAAACAAAGCCGAGGAAGTTCGGGACGAGCAGGAAGACCTGAACGAAGCCAGAGCTGAAGGTGACACCAGCGACATCAGAGAAGAACGGCAGGAGCTTGACTCGGCCAAAGCAGAGTATGACTCGGCCGTGAAAGACGCCCGAAACAATTAA
- the mog gene encoding molybdopterin adenylyltransferase — MTPPIRIGIINVSDRASAGVYEDIPGKAVVDLLNQYLTCAWEPVYRVIPDEQDQLSAAFIEMADVQECCLIVTTGGTGPAPRDVTPEATEAVCHKMLPGFGELMRQESLKYVPTAILSRQTAGIRGKTLLLNLPGRPRAIEQCLSVVFPAIPYCIDLIGGPFLTTDETVMPVFRPKG; from the coding sequence ATGACCCCTCCTATTCGAATTGGCATTATCAATGTATCGGACCGCGCCAGTGCCGGTGTCTACGAAGACATTCCGGGCAAAGCCGTGGTCGATTTGCTCAACCAATACCTCACCTGCGCCTGGGAACCGGTTTACCGGGTTATCCCCGACGAGCAGGATCAGCTTTCTGCCGCGTTTATCGAAATGGCCGACGTACAGGAATGCTGCCTGATTGTAACTACTGGCGGCACAGGCCCGGCCCCCCGCGACGTGACGCCCGAAGCCACCGAAGCCGTTTGCCACAAAATGCTGCCCGGTTTCGGCGAGCTGATGCGCCAGGAAAGCCTCAAATACGTTCCGACGGCCATTTTGTCGCGCCAAACGGCGGGTATCCGGGGCAAAACCCTGTTGCTCAACCTACCCGGTCGGCCCCGCGCTATTGAGCAATGTCTGTCGGTGGTGTTTCCGGCCATCCCTTACTGCATTGACCTGATCGGCGGCCCCTTCCTGACCACCGACGAGACAGTGATGCCTGTTTTCCGGCCGAAGGGTTAA